In one Butyrivibrio proteoclasticus B316 genomic region, the following are encoded:
- a CDS encoding methyl-accepting chemotaxis protein — protein sequence MKKRKRNMVRSIILVASFLALLMSAVIGIIGHNHIKKAYYTSFSEGLHAAAILLEDELSNEFTGDWYLSEDGQLMKGETAVHDIYQAQLDALNQKTGMHFTVFFGDTRYITSLTDTETGKRMEGTKASDVVVNEVLNQGNEYLAANFEIAGQDWYAYYLPLKNSDGSVVGMIFAGRDTTLVEANMSAAAKAIIATFVIFFLFNWGVARIIISRSTRSIRDIVNGLKQLEDGELFFYVDDRTFNRRDELGTIAGSAASVRDKLQDVIKTTKELSGDVTKSGESLASSAEAASHVAEQVTCAVEDISRGAASQAESVENSVNNTNEMGDSIDDITARVEELSAAANEMMSGANRTVDTLSNLMNTNEGVMTSMQGINEQIRLTNDSVKDIAEASNMITAIAEQTHLLSLNASIEAARAGEYGKGFSVVASEIGNLSSQSKEAAVSIKKIVEALVKESEKSVETIEHLSVSMKEQNDQLTNTKEDMDQVVVNVNNVDNSTKMIADKVHTLNQLKNKFSDIISELSAISQQNAASTEETNASMEELNATFALISDAAADLRNMAETLSEKMEFFSLEEVSA from the coding sequence ATGAAAAAAAGAAAAAGAAACATGGTCAGATCTATTATCTTAGTAGCATCATTTCTTGCACTGCTTATGTCAGCGGTTATCGGAATAATAGGTCACAATCACATCAAGAAAGCTTACTACACATCCTTCTCAGAGGGATTACACGCAGCAGCCATCCTCTTAGAGGATGAATTGTCAAACGAGTTTACTGGTGACTGGTACTTATCAGAAGACGGTCAGCTCATGAAGGGCGAAACAGCAGTTCATGACATATACCAGGCTCAGCTCGATGCACTCAATCAGAAAACAGGAATGCACTTCACAGTATTTTTTGGTGATACACGCTACATAACATCACTTACAGACACTGAGACAGGAAAGCGTATGGAAGGAACAAAGGCTAGTGATGTAGTTGTAAACGAAGTTCTCAATCAGGGTAACGAATATCTTGCTGCCAACTTCGAGATTGCAGGCCAGGACTGGTATGCGTACTACCTTCCACTTAAAAATTCAGATGGCTCTGTAGTAGGAATGATCTTCGCAGGCCGTGATACAACATTAGTAGAAGCAAACATGTCTGCTGCAGCAAAAGCTATTATTGCTACATTTGTTATCTTCTTCCTGTTCAACTGGGGCGTAGCTCGTATTATCATCTCAAGATCTACAAGATCTATCCGTGATATCGTAAACGGTCTCAAGCAGCTTGAAGATGGTGAGCTTTTCTTCTATGTAGATGATCGTACATTTAACCGTAGAGATGAGCTTGGAACAATCGCAGGAAGCGCAGCTTCAGTTCGTGATAAGCTTCAGGACGTTATCAAGACTACCAAAGAGCTTTCAGGAGATGTTACCAAGTCAGGTGAGAGCCTTGCTTCTTCTGCTGAGGCAGCTTCACACGTTGCAGAGCAGGTTACATGCGCTGTTGAGGATATCAGCCGCGGCGCAGCTTCTCAGGCTGAAAGCGTTGAGAATTCAGTTAATAACACTAATGAAATGGGTGATAGCATCGACGATATCACAGCAAGAGTTGAGGAACTTTCAGCTGCTGCCAACGAGATGATGTCAGGTGCAAACCGCACTGTTGATACTCTTAGCAACCTTATGAACACCAACGAAGGCGTAATGACATCTATGCAGGGCATCAATGAGCAGATCCGTCTTACAAATGATTCAGTCAAAGATATAGCTGAGGCTTCCAACATGATCACAGCTATTGCTGAACAGACACACCTTCTCTCACTTAATGCTTCTATCGAGGCTGCAAGAGCAGGCGAATACGGTAAGGGCTTCTCAGTAGTAGCTTCTGAGATTGGTAACCTTTCATCACAGTCCAAAGAGGCTGCTGTATCTATCAAGAAGATTGTTGAAGCTCTTGTAAAAGAATCAGAAAAGAGTGTTGAGACTATCGAACATCTCAGCGTCAGCATGAAGGAGCAGAACGATCAGCTTACTAATACCAAGGAAGATATGGATCAGGTTGTAGTAAACGTTAACAACGTTGACAATTCTACCAAGATGATCGCAGATAAGGTACATACACTTAACCAGCTCAAGAATAAGTTCTCAGATATTATTTCAGAGCTCTCTGCTATTTCACAGCAGAACGCAGCTTCTACAGAAGAGACAAACGCTTCTATGGAAGAGCTCAATGCAACATTTGCTCTTATCAGTGACGCTGCTGCAGATCTCCGCAACATGGCAGAGACTCTCAGCGAAAAGATGGAATTCTTCTCACTTGAAGAAGTAAGTGCTTAA
- a CDS encoding sensor domain-containing diguanylate cyclase — translation MLLVIFTVILAITLLSVIFIRKTASRKADQLLLMLCENGQYSLNYYFDNVQYSVNNITSFVEDDLQGLDDVHLNKHMENAREYFDFIIPKTDGVLTYYYRIDPSISSTVRGFWYTNIDGKGFVEHEVTDITLYDVNDTSNLVWFTVPKYEGKSIWLPPYVTDNLDVTVISYDAPIYYKGQFIGVVGIEIDYSAMAKEIDSIKFYDNGYAFLSDAYGTLFYHPYIDVANMPPGMTRQMPYSNKAETRSAQYVYDGVLKEAVWLPLSNGMYLNITVPIDETQGEWRELILRITICAIIVLIIAGILLITFLGYITKPLEQLTEAADQIDKGNFEVYLNYDKDDEIGRLTKSFKKLSGNMKAHINALNEQVFIDSLTHVRNKGAFSLAVEELQEQINNGSIDPNFAIGAFDCDNLKHINDQYGHDKGDLYIQKACNTISDVFKRSAVYRVGGDEFSIILGHEDFHNLDFLLERFDKVVEEINASAEAPWDKVYVSKGFAIYDPSKDNIVQKIMQRADMLMYENKRERKKGGAN, via the coding sequence ATGCTGCTTGTGATATTTACAGTTATTCTGGCTATCACATTGCTCAGCGTGATCTTCATACGTAAAACTGCCAGCCGTAAGGCAGACCAGCTACTGCTGATGCTGTGCGAAAATGGTCAATATAGCTTAAATTACTATTTTGACAATGTTCAGTATTCGGTAAATAATATTACTTCTTTTGTGGAAGACGACTTACAAGGGCTTGATGATGTGCATCTCAATAAACATATGGAAAATGCCCGTGAATATTTCGATTTTATTATTCCTAAAACCGATGGCGTTTTGACATATTACTATCGTATAGACCCTTCTATCTCTTCTACAGTAAGGGGTTTCTGGTACACCAACATTGATGGCAAGGGATTTGTTGAGCATGAAGTAACAGATATCACACTTTATGATGTAAATGACACATCAAACCTGGTATGGTTCACTGTTCCCAAATATGAAGGAAAGTCTATCTGGCTTCCGCCCTACGTAACAGATAACCTGGATGTTACGGTAATTTCTTATGATGCACCTATTTATTACAAGGGACAGTTTATCGGAGTTGTCGGAATTGAAATTGACTATTCGGCTATGGCTAAAGAAATTGACAGTATTAAATTCTATGATAATGGATATGCTTTCTTAAGTGATGCCTACGGAACACTCTTTTACCATCCATATATTGATGTAGCAAATATGCCTCCGGGGATGACCAGGCAAATGCCCTACAGCAATAAAGCTGAGACTAGATCTGCGCAATATGTCTATGACGGAGTGCTCAAGGAAGCTGTATGGCTTCCTCTTAGCAACGGCATGTATCTGAACATCACGGTCCCTATTGATGAAACCCAGGGTGAATGGCGCGAGCTTATTTTGAGGATCACGATATGCGCCATAATAGTGCTGATAATTGCAGGTATACTGCTGATTACTTTCCTTGGCTATATAACCAAGCCGCTTGAACAGCTTACCGAGGCCGCAGACCAGATAGATAAAGGAAACTTCGAGGTCTACTTAAATTATGATAAAGATGATGAAATTGGAAGACTTACCAAGTCCTTCAAGAAATTGTCAGGAAATATGAAAGCCCATATAAACGCTCTGAATGAGCAGGTATTTATTGACTCTCTTACTCACGTTAGAAATAAGGGTGCTTTTTCTCTTGCAGTTGAGGAGCTGCAGGAACAGATCAATAACGGGTCGATAGATCCTAATTTTGCCATTGGTGCCTTTGACTGTGACAACCTGAAACATATCAATGATCAATACGGTCACGATAAAGGTGATCTCTATATACAAAAAGCCTGCAATACAATCAGTGATGTATTCAAGCGAAGTGCCGTATACAGGGTTGGCGGAGATGAATTCTCTATCATTCTGGGGCATGAGGATTTCCATAACCTCGACTTCTTACTGGAACGTTTTGACAAAGTTGTAGAAGAAATAAATGCCTCAGCTGAGGCTCCCTGGGATAAGGTATATGTGTCAAAGGGATTTGCTATCTATGATCCGTCTAAAGACAATATCGTCCAGAAAATAATGCAGCGTGCGGATATGCTGATGTACGAAAATAAGCGGGAGCGAAAAAAAGGCGGTGCCAATTAG
- a CDS encoding ABC transporter substrate-binding protein, giving the protein MMTRKVLVFVSVISLVFGLMACGQKSAESAEFKPKLSTETSCQLTVAGNYSNFESLESEFERFYEYYPNVSLNYVNLDDYNNTITSALVSDEAPDIYVTATWMLDDDKMDAVFENAEVLSDPALGIDLDCIRKGAMWTMENGDVVMLPIFTRSYGMLVNMDIFEKNGLKVPENYKQLVETCDKLKAAGYETPIMGANGLTVAGIYYPFSFPLFCADVIKNPDSIEPLNSMDPSAGEMMRPALEKIKSFVDSGYLNPELCSEQIEDDYNAVIMRFFEGDVPMMLGSGDMVSGTQKRESKSEAFLAEPFKYKFYVVPIDDDGGYFLDSVNLFFSVNKNSANLDMTNEFIRFLMREKELGNMAAIKRLITPTNDFSLDEVYSSLDGFPEDRYFSYQDTGLNDAVNKEFRAAAYKVANGTMTVDEAISSYGSLWDE; this is encoded by the coding sequence ATGATGACAAGAAAAGTACTTGTATTTGTATCTGTCATTTCATTGGTGTTTGGTCTTATGGCGTGCGGACAAAAGTCAGCTGAAAGTGCAGAATTTAAGCCCAAATTGTCTACAGAAACGTCGTGCCAGCTCACAGTTGCAGGTAACTACTCTAATTTTGAGTCACTAGAGAGCGAATTTGAGCGCTTCTATGAGTATTATCCAAATGTGAGCCTTAATTATGTCAATCTTGATGATTACAATAATACGATCACAAGTGCACTGGTGAGTGATGAAGCTCCGGATATTTATGTTACGGCAACATGGATGCTTGATGATGATAAAATGGATGCTGTTTTTGAAAATGCAGAAGTTTTATCAGATCCGGCCCTGGGCATCGATCTTGACTGCATCCGCAAAGGTGCGATGTGGACAATGGAAAACGGTGATGTTGTCATGCTTCCTATTTTTACCAGGTCATACGGAATGCTTGTTAATATGGATATTTTTGAAAAGAACGGGCTTAAGGTTCCGGAGAATTACAAGCAACTGGTAGAGACTTGCGATAAGCTCAAGGCAGCAGGATACGAGACACCTATCATGGGAGCTAACGGGCTTACTGTAGCCGGAATATATTATCCTTTCTCGTTTCCTCTTTTCTGCGCCGATGTAATTAAGAATCCTGATTCTATAGAGCCGCTCAATTCAATGGATCCGTCTGCCGGAGAAATGATGCGTCCCGCACTTGAGAAGATCAAGTCTTTTGTAGATTCAGGGTATTTGAATCCGGAGTTATGCAGTGAGCAGATTGAAGATGACTACAATGCTGTGATCATGCGCTTTTTCGAAGGAGATGTCCCAATGATGCTTGGAAGCGGCGACATGGTTTCTGGTACACAGAAACGTGAGAGTAAGTCAGAAGCATTTTTGGCTGAGCCTTTTAAATACAAATTCTACGTGGTTCCGATTGATGATGATGGTGGATATTTCCTGGATTCAGTCAATCTGTTCTTTAGTGTAAACAAGAACAGCGCAAATCTTGATATGACCAATGAATTCATAAGATTTCTTATGAGAGAAAAAGAACTAGGTAATATGGCTGCTATTAAGCGTCTTATCACACCGACCAACGATTTTTCTTTGGACGAAGTTTATTCATCTCTCGATGGTTTCCCGGAGGATAGATATTTCAGCTACCAGGATACGGGTCTGAATGATGCTGTTAATAAAGAGTTCCGCGCAGCCGCATATAAGGTTGCAAATGGTACTATGACAGTAGATGAAGCTATAAGTTCATATGGAAGCTTGTGGGATGAGTAG
- a CDS encoding GGDEF domain-containing protein: MTNKALGDYTVEDMLVLLNENVDAIVMVDTTIKKYRAITRKSIFKDIIDETGGYDDFIQKLWFHLSNSQEEITEDYKAFASYYGQFNGKYSRRFKVFLEGSTAPYVIQMNVYPMEGTDKYLFAMDVLDDEEVVEEYTTTRKVNTIQNTYLFSMFVDLVRDSTSSISVTEISEDTVKASIKYSQWRLMTVNMIWPEDQRQFLMLTDPDYLRDHLEVGRTNTYDCKMKNLEGEYIWVKLIFSRAQTISSKDFKFVFMVQNIDEDVKERMETLKKYEELVMVDPLTGLINHGGIKTEIENAIDIYQNGGESISLMMIDLDNFKKINDNYGHSVGDATLRTLADVLKGFAKDKNASVGRWGGEEFVTILSGVSHDEAVEYAEDLRRSVAEADFGKAGHITCSVGISQLGDDDSFDDIFDRMDKAMYSSKIAGRNRVTVL, translated from the coding sequence ATGACAAACAAGGCACTCGGGGATTATACCGTTGAGGACATGCTGGTTCTTTTGAATGAGAACGTAGACGCTATAGTTATGGTTGATACTACCATTAAAAAGTATAGGGCCATTACACGCAAGAGCATTTTTAAGGATATTATCGATGAGACCGGGGGTTATGATGATTTCATTCAGAAATTGTGGTTTCATCTGAGTAATTCTCAGGAAGAGATTACTGAGGATTATAAGGCTTTTGCTTCTTATTATGGACAGTTTAACGGCAAATACAGCCGCAGGTTTAAGGTCTTTTTGGAGGGGAGCACTGCCCCATATGTAATTCAGATGAATGTCTATCCTATGGAGGGAACAGACAAGTATCTGTTTGCTATGGATGTTCTTGATGATGAGGAAGTTGTCGAGGAATACACTACCACCAGAAAGGTCAATACGATACAGAATACATATCTCTTTTCCATGTTCGTGGATCTTGTAAGAGATTCAACCAGTAGCATAAGCGTAACTGAGATATCAGAGGACACTGTTAAGGCCAGCATCAAGTATTCCCAGTGGAGACTTATGACAGTCAATATGATATGGCCGGAGGATCAGAGGCAGTTTCTGATGCTCACAGATCCGGATTATCTTAGAGATCATCTGGAAGTTGGCCGCACCAATACTTATGACTGTAAGATGAAGAATCTTGAGGGAGAATATATCTGGGTCAAGCTGATCTTTAGCAGAGCTCAGACTATCAGCAGCAAGGACTTCAAATTTGTATTCATGGTTCAGAATATTGACGAAGATGTCAAGGAACGTATGGAAACTCTCAAGAAGTATGAGGAGCTCGTTATGGTGGATCCTCTTACAGGTCTTATTAACCATGGAGGTATCAAGACTGAAATTGAGAATGCTATTGATATATATCAAAATGGTGGAGAATCCATATCTCTTATGATGATCGATCTTGATAATTTCAAGAAGATCAATGATAACTATGGTCATTCAGTAGGAGATGCAACTCTCAGAACTCTTGCAGATGTTCTAAAGGGCTTTGCCAAGGACAAAAATGCCTCTGTAGGACGCTGGGGCGGAGAGGAATTTGTAACAATCCTCAGCGGCGTCTCTCATGACGAGGCGGTAGAATATGCAGAAGATCTCAGAAGATCTGTTGCGGAAGCTGATTTTGGCAAGGCTGGTCATATAACCTGTTCAGTCGGCATCAGTCAGCTTGGAGACGATGATTCTTTTGATGACATATTTGATCGTATGGACAAGGCTATGTACTCATCCAAGATAGCCGGCAGGAACCGTGTAACGGTGCTGTGA
- a CDS encoding HD domain-containing phosphohydrolase, which produces MEERVVVVDDDAIILRSASTVLADAGFKVTCLKSGRLLLDYVTKNSIDMLLLDIKMPDLDGFETLQLLRKWENENDRKEIPVIFFTANDDCASETKGLSLGAMDFIRKPFAAEVLILRVRHLLDLIRLQRDLHAEVERKTKEIEGLSLHVVHTLADAIDAKDAYTKGHSGRVAEYAREIAKRAGYSYDRQEEIYMMGLLHDVGKIGVPDAVINKPGKLTDEEFEKIKTHPGRGAQILQNIEEMPKLAIGARWHHERFDGRGYPDGLSGYDIPEEARIIAVADAYDAMTSNRSYRGLIPQDVVKGEFEKGSGTQFDPQFAAIMLEIIKEDVDYKLHEQ; this is translated from the coding sequence ATGGAAGAGCGCGTAGTTGTTGTAGATGATGATGCGATCATATTGAGAAGTGCAAGCACGGTTCTTGCTGACGCAGGTTTCAAGGTCACCTGCCTTAAAAGCGGCAGGCTTTTGCTGGATTATGTCACAAAAAACTCGATAGATATGTTACTTCTTGATATCAAGATGCCTGACCTGGACGGTTTTGAAACCTTGCAGCTTTTAAGAAAATGGGAAAATGAAAACGACAGGAAAGAAATACCTGTTATTTTCTTTACAGCCAATGATGACTGCGCCTCGGAGACGAAAGGACTGTCCCTTGGAGCCATGGACTTTATCAGAAAGCCCTTTGCCGCTGAGGTTCTGATACTTCGAGTAAGACACCTGCTTGATCTTATCAGACTACAGCGCGATCTGCATGCGGAAGTAGAGCGCAAGACCAAAGAGATAGAGGGCTTATCACTTCATGTTGTGCATACTCTTGCAGATGCTATAGATGCCAAAGATGCTTATACCAAGGGCCATTCGGGACGAGTTGCCGAGTATGCAAGAGAAATTGCCAAAAGAGCAGGCTATTCTTATGACAGACAGGAAGAAATATACATGATGGGACTTCTGCATGATGTAGGTAAAATAGGAGTTCCGGATGCTGTAATAAATAAACCGGGCAAGCTCACAGATGAGGAGTTTGAAAAGATTAAAACTCATCCGGGAAGAGGGGCACAGATACTTCAGAATATTGAGGAAATGCCTAAGCTTGCAATCGGTGCAAGATGGCATCATGAGCGCTTTGATGGGCGTGGCTATCCTGATGGGCTCTCAGGCTATGATATACCGGAGGAAGCCAGGATAATTGCTGTTGCTGACGCCTACGATGCCATGACTAGTAACAGAAGCTACAGGGGCCTTATCCCTCAGGATGTGGTCAAAGGAGAGTTTGAGAAAGGCTCAGGAACGCAGTTCGATCCTCAGTTTGCGGCTATAATGCTTGAAATAATCAAGGAAGATGTAGACTACAAGCTGCATGAGCAATAA
- a CDS encoding hybrid sensor histidine kinase/response regulator: MKKTLIIVIDLLIMVSILFFIIQYANAKMQENNESVIEAFEKMTVTAEQIITNYLEDEQHLCDIWANYINRSAEAGEPMTAEGAISFIRKAKISPSIYGHLLFLDNPSKSGISTTGSSKDPNDYSVSYKNINIFDDIDETSSADAKVRLTRAYTNPQNGIQSIAFFNSVTVLDETSGELKEALLMRVEPVSVIEDKLIFLNGEYEKMEISLINKDGEYLVHGKSLKNSNFFEYYKSYNDVDIAVYKKIIEIITTKAGTMRMYNSKKEECVISYTPLQSMNTLFLLAYIPARELEAKNTVVDWLLLGMVTLGLLLLLGFNYLILRFYNIKLAEAAEAANQANEAKSHFLSTMSHDIRTPMNAILGLNEMVLRDSHEEEIVAYSESIRTAGRTLLGLINDILDFSKIEAGKMDIINVDYSFASLLNDLVNMVQVKAEDKGLAFNLDVDRNIPVILNGDEIRIKQVITNILSNAVKYTKEGSINFKATFEKVKDSPDQIYLNVSVSDTGVGIKPEDMKRLFKAFERIEESKNRNVEGTGLGMSIAQSFLNMMGSHIEVESEYGKGSTFSFKLVQGVKDWNPIGDYEETFRRAVSERKKYRERFTAPDARLLVVDDTPVNLSVFENLLKRTKVQIDTATSGDEGISLYRHRQYDVVFLDHMMPDKDGIETLQEMRKIPGSVNVKTPIVCLTANAISGVRETYIKAGFNDYITKPIDPDRLEALLLQYIPEDKIAPASEDEEEEDCLIPDFIMNLEELDVKTGITHCGSQDSYIATLEMYLEAAERNAQEIEKYWKEKDIKNTTVKIHALKSTSRIIGAVNLGDFAARLEKAGETGDIETLEREIGALLTQYRNLVKELEPLEDAKNDAEDERPPISDKDIKKAYEDLAGLCNAFDYDGVIGIMKSLEEYRFPENEADKFESLKRAVDNFDYDLIPEILSGKEKEAT, from the coding sequence GTGAAGAAAACGCTGATAATTGTTATCGACCTGTTAATAATGGTGTCGATACTCTTCTTCATAATTCAATATGCCAATGCCAAGATGCAGGAAAACAACGAGAGTGTTATTGAGGCCTTTGAGAAGATGACAGTTACTGCAGAGCAGATCATCACAAATTACCTTGAGGATGAGCAGCATCTGTGTGACATTTGGGCAAATTATATTAATCGCTCTGCTGAGGCCGGAGAGCCCATGACTGCGGAGGGAGCAATTTCTTTTATCAGAAAGGCCAAAATATCTCCGAGCATTTATGGACATTTGTTATTTCTTGATAATCCATCAAAAAGTGGCATTTCTACAACTGGTAGCTCCAAAGATCCAAATGACTATTCTGTTTCGTATAAAAACATAAACATATTTGACGATATTGATGAAACAAGTAGCGCAGATGCAAAAGTCAGACTGACAAGGGCATACACAAATCCACAGAATGGCATACAGTCTATAGCTTTTTTCAACAGTGTGACTGTTCTGGATGAGACCTCAGGCGAGCTAAAAGAGGCTCTTCTCATGCGCGTAGAGCCGGTAAGCGTTATTGAGGATAAGCTCATTTTTTTAAATGGCGAATACGAGAAGATGGAGATTTCCCTGATAAACAAGGATGGAGAATATCTTGTTCACGGTAAATCTCTCAAGAACTCTAACTTTTTTGAGTATTATAAATCCTATAATGATGTGGATATAGCTGTTTACAAGAAAATTATAGAGATAATCACTACTAAAGCAGGAACCATGAGGATGTATAACTCCAAAAAAGAGGAGTGTGTAATATCATATACACCCTTACAGTCGATGAATACCCTTTTCCTATTGGCGTATATACCGGCAAGAGAATTGGAGGCGAAGAATACAGTCGTCGACTGGCTGCTTCTGGGAATGGTTACTTTGGGACTATTGTTGCTCCTGGGATTTAACTACCTGATACTAAGATTCTACAACATAAAGCTTGCAGAAGCTGCGGAAGCGGCAAATCAGGCAAATGAGGCTAAATCTCACTTCCTGTCGACAATGTCCCATGATATTCGTACTCCTATGAATGCGATTCTGGGCCTTAATGAGATGGTACTGCGCGATAGCCATGAGGAAGAGATCGTGGCATATTCAGAGAGCATCCGAACAGCCGGAAGAACACTTCTTGGACTTATTAATGACATCCTTGATTTTTCCAAGATAGAAGCCGGCAAAATGGATATTATAAACGTCGACTACAGCTTTGCGTCCCTTCTTAACGATCTGGTGAATATGGTTCAGGTCAAGGCAGAGGATAAGGGACTTGCATTCAATCTTGATGTGGACAGGAATATTCCCGTTATATTAAACGGCGATGAGATCCGTATTAAACAGGTTATAACAAATATTCTTTCCAATGCGGTCAAATACACCAAAGAAGGGTCAATCAACTTCAAGGCAACCTTTGAGAAAGTGAAAGATTCGCCTGACCAAATATACCTAAACGTAAGTGTCAGCGATACCGGTGTCGGTATCAAGCCTGAAGATATGAAACGCCTCTTTAAAGCCTTTGAACGTATCGAAGAGAGCAAGAACAGAAATGTAGAAGGAACCGGCCTTGGAATGAGTATAGCCCAGAGTTTCCTCAATATGATGGGAAGCCATATAGAAGTTGAGAGTGAGTATGGTAAGGGTTCGACCTTTTCTTTTAAGCTGGTTCAGGGAGTTAAGGACTGGAATCCTATAGGTGATTACGAGGAAACCTTCAGAAGAGCTGTTTCAGAGCGAAAGAAATACCGCGAGAGATTTACAGCACCTGATGCCAGACTTCTTGTGGTAGATGATACACCGGTCAATCTGTCTGTTTTTGAAAATCTGCTAAAGCGGACCAAGGTTCAGATTGATACGGCAACAAGCGGAGATGAAGGTATTTCACTATATAGACACAGGCAGTACGATGTTGTTTTTCTGGATCATATGATGCCGGACAAGGATGGTATTGAGACTTTGCAGGAAATGAGGAAGATCCCCGGTTCTGTAAACGTCAAGACTCCTATAGTGTGCCTTACAGCCAATGCTATTTCCGGCGTGCGTGAAACCTACATAAAAGCGGGATTTAACGATTATATAACCAAGCCTATCGATCCGGACAGGCTTGAAGCACTGCTGCTTCAGTATATTCCTGAGGATAAGATTGCTCCTGCATCTGAAGATGAAGAGGAGGAAGATTGCCTTATTCCGGACTTCATAATGAATCTTGAGGAACTTGATGTTAAAACAGGTATAACCCACTGTGGAAGCCAGGATTCCTACATCGCCACACTTGAGATGTATCTGGAAGCTGCAGAAAGAAATGCTCAGGAGATAGAAAAGTACTGGAAAGAAAAAGATATCAAGAATACAACTGTTAAGATCCATGCGCTTAAGAGCACTTCTCGTATTATCGGAGCCGTCAATCTTGGCGATTTTGCTGCGAGACTTGAAAAGGCTGGAGAAACAGGTGATATAGAGACGCTTGAAAGGGAGATAGGAGCTCTTTTGACCCAGTACAGGAATCTGGTAAAAGAGCTTGAGCCCCTTGAAGATGCCAAGAATGACGCGGAGGATGAGAGGCCCCCTATTTCTGATAAGGATATTAAAAAAGCTTATGAAGACCTTGCTGGTTTGTGTAACGCCTTTGACTACGATGGCGTGATAGGAATTATGAAATCTCTGGAAGAATACAGATTTCCGGAGAATGAGGCGGATAAATTTGAGTCCCTTAAAAGAGCAGTCGATAATTTTGACTACGATCTGATACCTGAAATTCTGTCAGGAAAAGAAAAGGAGGCAACATGA